The Diorhabda carinulata isolate Delta chromosome 4, icDioCari1.1, whole genome shotgun sequence genomic interval TCCAAAAATTACATTCTACTCTGAATATCCCGATAGGTATCATAATATCTACCAActtccaataaaatatttttatatatcttgtGATGTGCATCATTATTATgacgaaatttacaaaaaaaatcccAAATTAAACTACAGTAACACCAAAACTCGTGATttaatccggctcgaaggaccagaatGTGTAAATATTGTGGTGAAACGAGTAAACGAATTGTTCTAgtcatgaaataaatttcagtGGTACTAAATTTACAGATTTTCCTTTTTGACATGCTAAAATGAATAAATCCTTGTGGTTCGTGCATGTAATGTGATTGTAAGTGTGATAAATGattgacatttttatttgacaCAGATGAAGAAGACTGATTTCTATCTAAATAGATTTGACCTAACTATGAATAaacgtgttttattttttttttattcccttCCTGTAACAAAATTAACGTtaacaataattcaaaaatgatGGTGTCATAATTGACAGTTTCTATATAAACAATGGAAAAGTTTTGAccgttttttattgattttataagCTTTTCATAGGGTGAAACAAATCCCATTACCTTTTTTAGTTCATTCTGTCACTTATTATTTTCCTTGTGGTCctgtcttttatttttttaccaatcgCTTTATTCCCATTTCATTCTAATcctcttctttttctatttcctgGATCCTATTGTGAGATTCACGCATTTTATGTGCTTTATTGgttctttttttcaaaatttcaatgtatacTTGTATATTTTGGTAAAAGTTTAATAGTTCAAACTCATTGAGGTTAATGTTCTGGGCAAAAAGGAAAAACCAGGTAACTCAACCtcaattataaatgattttccttcaatttcttgatgatttgtaaattaataattcattaaatagAGAGAAAATCTCTTTGCATAATCTAAGCCATATCCGTTTCCCCTATGGAAGTAGTTAAGGTTTCACTTTTTACAGTTACTAATTTTTCTTCAagcaaagtaattttttttctgtatctaCGATTTTTTTGCCAAAGTCGTTTCAGATTTTTCTGCTGTCTGTTTACAATATTATCcagtttcaaaatttccattttcatttttttctctgttGGCGTATCTGTATCAGACAATTTTCTCAGATCATCATCAGGTGTTAAACTTGAGATAGATAAAAATGATAGAGTACTACTAGATTGATCATATCGCTGATTACAGTCTAGTTCTTCATCTATCTCTATATCTGTATCTGAATATGGTTCTTCTTTAATTGATGTAAAAGTTGAAGAAGTATTCTgcaattgaaaattcacaataaaatctttataatattaaatatgacTGTCGTGAAAGTAAGACTAATGCGGTAAAATTTACCTTTACTTTAGGTAATAATTTGGTTGGTATTGAACCTTCCATCAATTTACGTTGACctttaaaagtattaaaaaaacagGACTCTTCGAAGTGTACAGAGCAGATGACTGCTCCTTTAGGTGGGGCCCAATCAACTCTACCTGTAGCCTCAGTCCACATAATCTTACAATTCACGTTTTTTGGAAACcttaaaaaagattgaaaaCTAAGAAGTCCTACTTGATTCAATGTAAATTTAAGGCACTAACAATATTTGGGGCTGAAATACGCGACGATTCACTAGAATTTTTCGTATTGGAAACACATTGAGAAAATTAGAAGTctatcatataattttttcgaatttaatactacaattattattacagcAATTTCTCGTCGGcgcaacaaaaattattaatcataatttgaagaaaattacataaaataattgaaatatttattacttcGAACTAGTTCGGCCGATACTACTAAGTAACTTTcgaatttaacataaaaataatcgaGAAATTTCTTAATTACTTACCTATGGAATGTTACATTTGAAGCTTTATTTGTTTTGGcactatttttaaaacatattaaaacaGAACACTGAACCATTTTCAAGTCGAAAACTGAAcgttaaatatctttttataaGATATAATCTGCATGAAAACCCGATAAAGACTAATAAGCTCTGTTATATCTTACCGGAAGTTAACCACACTTCAGACTTCTATCTAGTGTTTAAGGCCCATTCATACGTAAGCGACAAAAGCGGCGCGACAAGAGCGTCAAAATTTCAAGCCAATGTATAAATATAGGAGTGACGTTTTGAGATCATAGTGAAATTGTTATATGAAGGGGCCTAAGTACTTGTTCCTTTCCTATTTTTGATGTTGTATTTGCTTGATTTATGCAACATATTTTACAGTCCAAACGAGCCGGATTAATTGAAACAGTATAtatcaaacaaatttatttattttttaaagaggTACACTacaatagtaatatttttcctCGCATAGTTCCCCGTTTTCGTCAATTTCGTCAGCGGAgggaaaataattatatagaaCATCGAATCCTTTGACTAaattttttcctctttctttAATCGCTCTCTGCATTTCTTTAATGAAAGGCTTCATTTTGCAAAGTAAGAGCTGTAGACAACCGGTTTCTTCATCCAGGCTTCTCTCTTTAACGTAATCGATAACATTTTCAGTCAATTTTTCATCTTGTGTAACCGGAAATATGTTAGAAATAATACTATTATCCAACATCCATTCGAACGGTGCatctttttcaatttgttttggTTCCACTTTCGTTGGTAAGTTGAGGGACGTAGATATCTAGAATTGATATAAATCTAGTTGTCTGtcattacattttatttctaaatgattagaaagtaataaattgcataaatttatttgtaaacgataaattgttattaaaaaatgtctaCCTATAGTAAATTAAGTCGAATATAGATGTCAGAAGCAGTTACGTTTGAAATTTAGTTCACTCAGTACTTTTCAGATGGCGTTAATAAcattaaatacaaattgcaaataacaatttctaatattaataatagttaCATATATATgtcgaaataaatattgacgtttctTACTAATTGCGCAATTAATATTATAGCGTTGACTGCTATAGCACTGATATGTTTTGGTTCGAATCCGAAAAGTCTTAAAAATCCAGAAAAAACATTATGAGGTTTTCCGCTTGTATTACCCTGTGAAGATTTCCCTCCAAGTGCGTTACTGACCAAACTAGCTACTCTACTAGCGTGGTCAGTCGATAAAAAATCGCTAGCCATTTTGAAAcctataatgaaataaataaacttttggaAAGTGTATTGTTTTTCgaagtaaatttattattcaaattccAATCCTTCACCAGAAGTTACgtcatattttattgttaaattgttatttttgttacttaaatattaattaaatgaCCTTAATTTGACCTTCAATGTTTTGTGTGTATTATTGGTTGCCTAAGACCTTCAATGTTTTGTGTGTATTATTGGTTGCCTAATCGGgtactaaattattttaatatgtctttttggaatgaaaaaaaatacgtaCCTGATTGTATTTTATCAAATACGTTATACTTTTCAGACGTCATTTGCACTAAATAAATATGActcgataataaaaataatataactgcATTGTACGGAGGCATTATCAAAACTGTTAAACTTGTAATTCTTTCGAATGTGAAATGTCATATTCACAACGGTATTTTTTATGTGTTGTGCTGCAACACTGCTGATGCgaaaaattattgcaattattttaattttaccaGTTATGTTTTATGACAAAATGCTGGAGTATGTGGGTTAATTATTAACATCAATAATTGGTGTAGCATCTATTATAGAAAAacaattcttaaaaaatatcaaagataCTATAAACGGGACAACTTTCacattgtaataaataatttatagccGAAGAATTCACTATAAAAGACATGCTCGACTTCAATTAACGAGGTTTATCAACATATAAATTGAATGTGTAGTTTGTAGTCATTAATCTGGATTGGAACAAATGAAGGCAGGCTTTGTGGCGGGAAGTGTGCTCAcatgtgtttattttttctgcGTGCCATGTGgcatttatttcgaaattgatttatttttctttgatttaattTCGGTCGATTATAGAATGATTCGGATAAaagctgtttttattatatgcCTGAGTAAAACcgtctaatatttccaaatatattttcaattacaatttacccctatacctaacctaacctaaccaagttGGATCCCTGAGAAGTTACAGAGACTCAAATTGGGGtacaaaatgttgaaaaaaattcatttatttgcaACACTTCAGCTGAAAATTTATCACACTGTATAAAACTTAGCAAATAGTGTTTTGATTGGGAACtactctttttttaatttcttaaactaCTATGAACTAGAAATATCCGCTTCTGTGAATGATGCAACTTGGTATAGAGGTTATATTTTGGACTATACTGAGTGATGGTTTCTATTATGGACACCCAGTATATGAAACGGCTCATGAATGTTATTTCTTTTCATGTCTACGATGAAAATGGGTGGTCATGTGTATATCGGGTGGCATACCATCAGTAAAAGAGTAATAATTGGCACCAGATTCTCTTGTACATTTTCATCGTAGGGTTCGAGGTGAGTGTTATTGTCGACTCATAACTCGTCCAGCAATTCTTATGGGGTTCTCGCTGAGAGGGCCTACTTCGACATAAATTATACCATTAAAGGTGAGGTATAACAGCAGGCGTCCGAGCGCCCCCTACCGGGAGAATTACTGCCGAAATGAATAACTATATACTTTATTACATACTAATAACATGAACACATTAGCATGTGACCGTCGCGACTTGTGATATTAATCAGAATATCACCGTCACGTCGTTTAGTTTCGTATCGTGTCGTACTGTTCCATTAAATAACTATACACGCTTTTTCAATGAGTGAATATCTTTTCACTCAGTAGGTAACTACTTAATATATACTAATCTacaaaaactttgatttttagtaattactatttgatatttatttatttaattattagaaCGACCCGGACGTCATACAGAGagagataagaaaataaatctACTTATAGTCTgggtactttttttattttttactaataaataagatggaattttattttctaataatctGGGAATATAATTGATTTATCTTCTCAGGATATTCACAcctttgaggttatgttcaagAAAATACCGTTTCTGGGggtttgttttcaatttaatctttcaaaatatgaaGTAACTTCTTTTTAGATATGTGTGGCGACTAGGGCGgggcaattatcaaaaaatataatcgattatcgattatataaaataatccattattttcgattaatcgattattttcgattaatagattattttcgattaatcgattattttcgattaatcgattaatcgattaccgatgatttttaaaaatatatatcgattaatcgattatttttctattaatcgattattttgcccACCTCCAGTGGCGACCACGCGTCTCGTATTTTTTCATCACTTTGCAGTATTCACTCATAATTGACAAAATTGACGTAACAGcggaaatgtcaaaaaaaattctgtaatttaagcataaaataatcaaaattttgtagatTGTTTGAAAGCTTCATTGCAGATGACTAAATAAGCTGCAAAAATATTCAGCTTCAGCTGTATTAGCTTCTCTAAAACAGATCTAAAAAGTATCTACGGAAttgattgtttaccccacggctgCCATTTTGACGTAGCTCATCTGTGTTCTTAGATTGTCTAATAAAAgacaatttatcaacaaaacatGGCAACACTGGTCAAGTAatgattcatttattcattaaaacgAAGGCACGTTTTGCAGCATTAGATTTTCgataattattaacattttttcggTGAGCAGTGTATATTGAATTTCTTGTTATGttcattgaataatattgaTACAAGTTGTATCACGTTCATTAATAACCACTTGAAAAATTATCTTGacagaaagattatttttatgaGCACTGGTAAAGgtaaactttttattgaaattctttttttattaacttttaaaatattaccgTGTTGATTCTAAATTCTGTAATCCGTTCTACAACACGATTGCAATCCAAAAAGACTCACTGCACGATAGCAGACGATGTCTTCGAAGAAATATCTCGAAACGGGATTCTTTATGGGATAACctttatatacgaggtgtgatcaatttattattcctctttcttccataatagtccggtcaaattagaccaagaAATAAGAATGAAGCTAAATAAATTCcaatcaagctgaaaatcagtaaaattgttcaaaatacaattgaaaataaaaaaatttaatgttccccatcatttccatgtatggaaaaaaatttattcgagGTCAAAGGTcataaaaaatgagattttcgtgattttcagcaaaacggtaagttttatcatgaaaataccttagataaaaattgtagattataaaattatctacataaaatgtattaatacttttttttctacgagccaccgtttctgagatataacgattcaaaaagttgtgaaggtaaaaaaaaatggtttttcgcgattatcagcaaaacggtgagttttatcataaaaatattttagataaaaattgtagattataagattatctacaaaaaacgtatcgatacttttttccTTACGTTCCACCGTTTCTGAAATATaaggattcaaaaagttgtaaaggtaaaaaaaatagtttttcgcgattatcagtaaacggtgagttttatcataaaaatatttccgataaaaattgtagattataaaattgtctacaaaaaacgtatcaatacttttttttctacgagccaccgtttctgagatataacgattcaaaaagttgtaaaggtaaaaaaaatggtttttcgcgattatcagtaaacggtgagttttatcataaaaatatttttgataagaattgtagattataatattgtctacaaaaaacgtatcaatacttttttttctacgagccaccgtttctgagatataacgattcaaaaagttgtaaaggtaaaaaaaatggtttttcgcgattatcagcaaaacggtgagttttatcataaaaatattttagataaaaattgtagattataagattatctacaaaaaacgtatcgatacttttttccTTACGATCCACCGTTTCTGAAATATaaggattcaaaaagttgtaaaggtaaaaaaaatagtttttcgcgattatcagtaaacggtgagttttatcataaaaatatttccaataaaaattgtagattataaaattgtctacaaaaaacgtatcaatacttttttttctacgagccaccgtttctgagatataacgattcaaaaagttgtgaaggtaaaaaaaaatggtttttcgcgattatcagcaaaacggtgagttttatcaaaaaaatattttagataaaaattgtagattataagattatctacaaaaaacgtatcgatacttttttccTTACGATCCACCGTTTCTGAAATATaaggattcaaaaagttgtaaaggtaaaaaaaatagtttttcgcgattatcagtaaacggtgagttttatcataaaaatatttccaataaaaattgtagattataaaattgtctacaaaaaacgtattaatacttttttttctacgagccaccgtttctgagatataacgattcaaaaagttgtaaaggtaaaaaaaatggtttttcgcgattatcagcaaaacggtgagttttatcataaaaacattttagatgaaaattgtagattataagattatctacaaaaaacgtattgatacttttttttctacgagccaccgtttctgagatataacgattcaaaaagttgtaggTTAGTTTTTagaacatttaaaattttctgcCACGATCAGCCTCTGATTTTAATACTTTCAAGCTCGGTATTAATGGAAAGAAAcaaccctattacactcgaggaaaaaaattgacatggtagaagtaaataaataaaacagttaCCAAAAAATCTTTAGTATTTATTATCTCTGGTTTTATTATAACCAAGAAAATCCATAGTATGGTACTTAGTATAAGCCTcagataaatttaataatgaaaaatacataTCGTCATAAACTATGTAGCCTCCAATAGAACCAATTACATCTCTCTTAGGTCTTGGTTgtcttctaatatttttattgttcgaATTATGTTGATTCTTGGTAGTACTAGAAAATTTCTGTCCATTAGTACTAGTactatttggttttttttgtaactttaaattcCTGTTTGGTCTTTGTACTTTGGTCACATTAGGTTTACCACggtttaacaaatattttcttcttttcttcaccttattttggtttttaatccTTCGAATTTTCGTTGCCAAAAACGTTGCTAAAGCTTGCGCCATTTGAGTGTTATTATTTGCgttgtaattttgttttgagtTTATAGCGTGAATAAGAAGACACAACAGGTATCCCCCGAAAGCTAGAAAAGCTAAAGACGTTATCGATATTTGGAATATACTTTGAATTTTACTGCTTTTCGtatttttcacgttattttCTTGGTAATAGTAGTGACCTCCTCCATGACCTTCTCCGTAACCACCTCGatcattcaattttaatttaccCTAAAAAATACACTactgagcaaaaaaatcgactctcGCCGTTAAAAGTCTTTaacaaaaagattttatttaacagtaaagaaaatatagaaatatttcctGTCAAAACTATCCTACAACGTTAACtgttgatggctgccaaacaaatactaaacaacatggcgtcttcaaattgCAAgggaatttttcaaacaactaccgccatctgtaggtcaggccaggtacttttggcACCATTTTGGTAAAGAAttaatatggaaaaacaaaaatttaagatACAATGAAAGtatttagataaataattattattaactggaaacgacaaaaaaaaacatttacagagaaatttagaaaataaaacttttacctCTAATGGCAACGCCTTCGGTAATTCCCTTCCTTCTACCGGATCTTctgttgaatttttttcgtttatttgaCTTTCtgtggaaaattctcttttaatggataataatttttctataggTAATTCGCTTAGTACTTGTATGTCTTCTATGGGGGTAAAATCTTGGCCAAACGACAGATTACACAAAGGTAAAAATACGAGAACAAAAAACGGTAACATGTTATGCTTAGAACATTCTATAGTGAATTAAATATATACTTGAACGAATATTAATGTCTTTGTTGGGTTTCATGCTTTTTGAACTGCATACTTAGATGaactaaattcaaatatacaaggtataaAAAAGTATCTCacttcaacttttattttgctTAATGATTCATTGTTTTATAACCACAAgtgttttttccaaatatttactGTATTGAAATGACTTTTTTATTCATCTACATTAAAATGATTGACAGACTAAAATATCTATATTGTTTGATGATGGATAACGGCCACAGCTCGATTTCTAAATCAGGAAGTGAAGATCCAGAAAATATCAACTTCAAACCAGGATATTGCGACTCCTTGTGGtctgatttgaaataaataccCACTAACCTCACGAGCAAAGCCTCAGCTCTTTGATAAGCTTCCAAATAATGACTTCGGATGACTATGGATACCGTCCACAGCTCGATATCTGAATCAGGAAGTGAATATCCAGAAAATATCAACTTCAAACTACGATATGGCGACTCCTGGTGGTTTGATTTGAAAGATATACCCACTAACCTCATGAGCAAAACCTCAGCTCTTCGATTAGCTTCCAAATAATGACATTGGATGAATATGGATATCGTCCACAGCTCGATTTCTGATTCAGTTAGTGAAGATCTAGAAAATATCAACTTCAAACCAGGATATTGCGACTCCTCGTGGTCTGATTTGAAAGATATATCCACTAACCTCACGAGCAAAACCTCAGCTCCTCTATAAGCTTCTAAATAATGACATTGGATAATTATAGACACCCTCCATAACAGATTTTTTGTTCAGGTAGTGAATATCCAAAAAACATCAACTTCAAACCACGATATTGCGACTCCTGGAGGTTTGATTTCAAAGATATACCTACTAACGTCATGAACAGTATCTCAGAAGTTTCAGGAAtcaaatctaaataaattttttgcatcagCTCTTCACTTGATCGGCTTTGTGGAAACCGATTTCATAATCCAACTTAACCCAATCATTCCCTTCAATCTTTAGTGCGTCGAGCTTTTGATCATCATCAAGGAATCGCGGTACCAGGTTTCCAGATGGGATTGGATTTCCAATAATGATATTGTCAGCTATCTCGATACGTTGTTTTTAGAAACTACAGATTCGTCAACGGATTACAAAATTGTCTTGGGAAATGTGGTGATGTCTTTGAATGTTTTTCTAGTAGCGGTAACTATGGAATCTCGATCAAAAGGCCAAATAATTCCAAGGGTTTATTTGTGTTTGAGTAGTTGGTAACAACATCAACatccaataaaatcaaaataatttattgaatacaCCTCAACGCCAATGATATTTCATGGTAATATTTTTTGCTTACCATATGGCAACTATCATAAAATAGTGATAATGATAAGTCTCCAGTTGGcatttcaaaagttttcatgttttgtttaatttatgaGGGTAGTTGGGGAAACTAGGCCAGGTACTAAATGTACCAAAATGTTGTCATACTACAAATAGATGAAAAGTGAACAGGGTCGACATTAGGACTTTTGttataacaaacaaataacattccaaTGAAAATGATACTCTAAACAATCTCAATATACgaaaaaattgtgaacaaatcaattttttccaccCAAATATTGATCTATGGAGTTTTCTTCAAGAAGAATTTCGATAGATCAAAATGGAGTTCTAATTCAACCACcacatttattgatattaagTTTTTGCAGATTTTTTTCATCTGTGAGACGTTTCGTTGTCTTGGGGAACAAATTAGACTTTTTCTTTAATCGTTCCATATGGACAATGCGTTTAAAAATACTTGGTTAATGACTTTTCTTTTAGCTTTTGTGTGACgttaaatattcttcattgagaaatcaacaaaaatcttCCTTTTTGATATCTTATTCTCAATCCTAGCACATCCTGTTGAAATATCTCATAATACAATTTTGAATCTTctcaaactattatttttagtttcagaTCTACTATTTCACGATTACCAGCATCTAATTGCTTGTGATCTGCTGAAATGTGCATTTCCTCTCGAAAAGAACAGACTTTAACCTTTGCAAGGTTTGGAAAGTCGCCAGTAGTTGCAGAAAGTGCATTCATCCTCCATCTTGTATAacttttcgtgatattttttaCAGACAGTAATGAATCTATTACAGAAAAAGAAGAACCTACTGCTCGTTTGAATGGATATAAAGTATTTGATTCATTATTGATAAGGGTAGTAGCACCACTTGGGGAGCGGCTTAAGGGAGGCGGATACTCAACTACGACATGGTTCACTTCAGAGGAATTTGATGATAATTAGGGTGTTGttgtttcatttcaaattcGAATGGAGTATCTTCAAGAATGCCTGACGATAATGTGGAGTGttgttatttctgaaaattcgaATGAAGTATCTTCAAGAATGCCTGAAGATGATGTGGGGTGttgttatttctgaaaattcgaATGGAGT includes:
- the LOC130893047 gene encoding uncharacterized protein LOC130893047, with protein sequence MPPYNAVILFLLSSHIYLVQMTSEKYNVFDKIQSGFKMASDFLSTDHASRVASLVSNALGGKSSQGNTSGKPHNVFSGFLRLFGFEPKHISAIAVNAIILIAQLISTSLNLPTKVEPKQIEKDAPFEWMLDNSIISNIFPVTQDEKLTENVIDYVKERSLDEETGCLQLLLCKMKPFIKEMQRAIKERGKNLVKGFDVLYNYFPSADEIDENGELCEEKYYYCSVPL
- the LOC130893048 gene encoding uncharacterized protein LOC130893048, with amino-acid sequence MLPFFVLVFLPLCNLSFGQDFTPIEDIQVLSELPIEKLLSIKREFSTESQINEKNSTEDPVEGRELPKALPLEGKLKLNDRGGYGEGHGGGHYYYQENNVKNTKSSKIQSIFQISITSLAFLAFGGYLLCLLIHAINSKQNYNANNNTQINSNNKNIRRQPRPKRDVIGSIGGYIVYDDMYFSLLNLSEAYTKYHTMDFLGYNKTRDNKY